A window of Vibrio ishigakensis contains these coding sequences:
- the pflA gene encoding pyruvate formate lyase 1-activating protein, protein MKGRIHSFESCGTVDGPGIRFIVFLQGCLMRCMYCHNRDTWDPHGGKEVTVDELIKEAQSYRHFMNASGGGITCSGGEAMLQPEFVRDFFRAAQEKGIHTCLDTNGYIRKHTDVVDEVLEATDLVMLDLKHMKDEIHQDFIGVSNRRTLDFARYLHKIGQKTWIRYVIVPGYTDDEEAAHMLGEFIKDMDNIEKVELLPYHKLGAHKWEALGYDYPLEGVNPPSKETMDTISGILSQYNDNVKY, encoded by the coding sequence GCCCGGGCATTCGTTTTATCGTATTCTTGCAAGGTTGCTTAATGCGCTGCATGTACTGTCACAACCGTGATACATGGGACCCACATGGTGGCAAAGAGGTCACTGTCGATGAGCTGATTAAAGAAGCGCAATCTTACCGCCACTTTATGAATGCATCAGGTGGTGGTATCACCTGCTCTGGTGGTGAGGCTATGCTACAACCTGAGTTTGTACGTGATTTCTTCCGTGCAGCCCAAGAGAAAGGCATTCATACCTGTCTTGATACCAATGGCTACATCCGTAAACACACTGACGTGGTAGATGAGGTTCTAGAAGCGACCGACCTTGTTATGCTTGACCTTAAGCACATGAAAGATGAGATCCACCAAGATTTCATCGGTGTGTCTAACCGTCGTACCCTAGATTTTGCTCGCTATCTTCACAAGATTGGTCAAAAGACTTGGATCCGCTACGTGATCGTACCAGGCTATACCGACGATGAAGAAGCGGCGCACATGCTAGGTGAATTCATTAAAGATATGGACAACATCGAGAAAGTCGAGCTACTTCCATATCACAAGCTTGGCGCCCATAAATGGGAAGCGCTTGGCTACGATTATCCGTTAGAGGGTGTGAATCCACCGTCTAAAGAAACCATGGATACAATCTCTGGCATCCTTAGCCAGTATAATGACAACGTAAAATACTAA
- a CDS encoding MipA/OmpV family protein, with product MKLLKLVTASLVLFSASSWATWSLGVGASYSPAVYKETPSNRVVIPIIGYEGEHFYYRGFTAGYRIWERRSPHNIVFKLAYDPRTLKPEDSDNPFIQQLDKRKSTGLAGVTYQYMNRSIGQVEFTVAGDVLGRHDGLYGEAVYRLPFRGERWMLTPAAGYSWNSSKLNNHLYGISQSEADRLGVDSFSPNGDGQFFVGLRGLFKITQHIIFTGGVRYTNLEGDLEDSPLLGDTDSTSVNIGLVYSF from the coding sequence ATGAAACTGTTAAAGCTTGTTACAGCCTCATTGGTGCTTTTTTCCGCCTCCTCTTGGGCCACTTGGTCCTTAGGTGTTGGAGCGAGCTACTCACCTGCCGTATATAAAGAGACCCCCTCAAACCGAGTTGTCATTCCAATTATTGGATATGAAGGAGAACATTTTTATTATCGCGGTTTTACAGCAGGATATCGTATTTGGGAGCGACGTTCGCCGCACAATATCGTGTTCAAACTGGCCTACGACCCAAGAACATTAAAGCCTGAAGACTCAGACAACCCATTCATTCAACAACTAGACAAACGTAAGAGTACCGGCCTTGCTGGTGTTACTTATCAATATATGAATCGCTCAATCGGTCAGGTGGAATTTACGGTAGCAGGGGACGTGCTAGGTAGACACGATGGTTTATATGGCGAGGCTGTGTATCGCTTGCCGTTTCGTGGAGAGCGCTGGATGTTGACACCCGCTGCAGGTTACTCGTGGAATTCCTCTAAACTAAACAACCATCTATATGGCATCTCACAGAGCGAAGCGGATAGGCTAGGGGTAGACAGCTTTTCACCGAATGGTGACGGTCAATTCTTTGTTGGATTACGAGGACTATTTAAGATAACACAGCATATTATCTTTACCGGTGGTGTTCGCTACACCAATCTTGAGGGGGATTTGGAAGATAGCCCGCTTTTAGGAGATACCGATTCTACCTCGGTTAACATAGGGTTGGTGTACAGCTTCTAG
- a CDS encoding PrkA family serine protein kinase, producing the protein MSIFDHFQARYEASKEEELSIQEFLTLCREDKMAYANSAERLLHAIGEPELIDTAQDPRLSRIFSNRVIARYDTFKDFYGMEDAIEQIVSYLKHAAQGLEEKKQILYLLGPVGGGKSSLAEKLKALMQQAPIYVLSANGERSPVNDHPFCLFDPSEDAELLRSEYGIEQRYLKSIMSPWAAKRLHEFGGDITQFKVVKLRPSILDQIGVAKTEPGDENNQDISSLVGKVDIRKLEHFSQDDPDAYSYSGALCKANQGLMEFVEMFKAPIKVLHPLLTATQEGNFNGTEGLSALPFDGMILAHSNESEWQTFRNNKNNEAFLDRVYIVKVPYCLRVSEEVKIYEKLLDSSELSNAPCAPSTLDMLAQFSILSRLKDPENSSVFSKMRVYDGETLKDTDPKAKSHQEYKDFAGVDEGMSGLSTRFAFKILSRVFNFDQTEVAANPVHLFYVIEQQVEREQFPQEMAERYLEFLKGYLVPRYVEFIGKEVQTAYLESYSEYGQNIFDRYVTYADFWIQDQEYRDPETGQLFDRASLNNELEKIEKTAGISNPKDFRNEIVNFVLRARANNGGTNPVWTSYEKLRTVIEKKMFSNTEELLPVISFNAKTSTEDQKKHDDFVARMMEKGYTEKQVRLLSEWYLRVRKSS; encoded by the coding sequence ATGAGTATTTTCGACCATTTTCAAGCTAGATACGAAGCTTCTAAGGAAGAGGAGCTGTCGATCCAAGAGTTTCTTACCTTGTGTCGCGAAGATAAAATGGCTTATGCCAATTCTGCGGAGCGACTGCTTCATGCCATCGGCGAACCTGAGCTAATCGACACAGCTCAAGACCCTCGCCTAAGTCGCATCTTTTCAAACCGAGTCATCGCCCGATACGACACTTTCAAAGACTTCTATGGAATGGAAGACGCTATCGAGCAAATCGTCTCCTATCTCAAACACGCGGCCCAAGGCCTGGAAGAGAAAAAACAAATCCTATATCTCTTAGGTCCAGTAGGTGGCGGTAAATCATCTCTTGCTGAGAAGCTAAAAGCTTTGATGCAGCAAGCGCCGATCTATGTACTTTCTGCCAACGGCGAGCGTAGTCCAGTTAATGACCATCCGTTCTGCTTGTTCGACCCGAGTGAAGATGCTGAGCTTCTTCGCAGTGAATATGGCATCGAGCAGCGCTATCTGAAATCCATCATGTCACCATGGGCGGCGAAACGCCTGCACGAGTTTGGTGGTGATATCACCCAATTTAAGGTTGTGAAGCTTCGCCCATCTATTCTTGACCAGATTGGTGTGGCGAAAACCGAGCCGGGTGATGAGAACAACCAAGACATCTCTTCCCTTGTGGGTAAAGTGGACATCCGCAAACTTGAGCATTTCTCTCAGGACGACCCTGATGCCTATAGCTATTCGGGCGCTCTGTGTAAGGCCAACCAAGGTCTGATGGAGTTTGTGGAGATGTTCAAAGCGCCTATCAAGGTTCTTCACCCTTTACTTACTGCAACCCAAGAAGGGAACTTCAACGGCACCGAAGGTCTGTCTGCCTTACCATTCGACGGCATGATCTTGGCTCACTCAAACGAATCTGAGTGGCAAACCTTTAGAAATAACAAGAACAACGAAGCTTTCCTCGACCGTGTATACATAGTGAAGGTTCCGTACTGCTTGCGCGTTTCTGAAGAGGTTAAGATCTACGAGAAACTGCTAGACAGTAGTGAGCTTTCCAACGCACCATGTGCACCGAGCACATTAGATATGCTGGCGCAGTTCTCAATTCTGTCTCGTCTGAAAGACCCAGAGAACTCATCTGTGTTTAGTAAGATGCGCGTCTATGACGGTGAAACCCTGAAAGATACCGACCCTAAAGCGAAGAGCCATCAAGAGTATAAAGACTTCGCTGGTGTAGATGAGGGCATGTCAGGTCTATCAACACGTTTTGCGTTTAAGATCCTCTCTCGCGTATTTAACTTCGACCAAACCGAAGTCGCGGCTAACCCGGTGCACCTCTTCTATGTCATCGAGCAACAAGTAGAGCGTGAGCAGTTCCCACAAGAGATGGCTGAGCGCTACCTTGAGTTTTTGAAGGGCTACCTAGTGCCTCGCTACGTTGAGTTCATCGGTAAAGAAGTACAGACAGCCTATCTAGAGTCTTACTCTGAATATGGTCAAAACATCTTTGATCGCTACGTGACCTACGCAGACTTCTGGATTCAAGACCAAGAATATCGCGATCCAGAAACTGGCCAACTATTCGACCGAGCTTCTTTGAACAACGAGCTAGAGAAGATTGAGAAAACGGCGGGCATCAGTAATCCAAAAGATTTCCGTAATGAGATCGTAAACTTCGTGCTACGTGCTCGTGCTAACAACGGCGGCACCAACCCAGTTTGGACGAGCTATGAGAAGCTTCGCACCGTTATCGAGAAGAAGATGTTCTCCAATACTGAAGAACTTCTACCGGTTATCTCGTTTAATGCGAAGACCTCGACCGAGGATCAGAAGAAGCACGACGACTTTGTGGCTCGTATGATGGAGAAAGGCTATACCGAGAAACAGGTTCGCTTGCTATCTGAGTGGTACTTGCGCGTTCGTAAGTCCTCTTAA
- a CDS encoding YfbU family protein: MEMTNAQRLILSNQYYLMAKLSPENKEKYERLQKIVERGYGLQMRELDKDFGRISEAECREIIDIMEMYHAMQESHKMLDAADQAQVDQRRLMFLGFDIATEAHIVNYVRFITETEGLYPQFDKADHHFNSQVPMLDKYRRMLTTWRNCPRQYHLCATEITQIFNA, encoded by the coding sequence ATGGAAATGACTAACGCACAGCGTTTGATCCTTTCAAACCAATACTACCTGATGGCAAAGCTGTCACCAGAAAACAAAGAAAAATACGAACGTCTACAGAAGATCGTTGAGCGTGGCTATGGCCTGCAAATGCGTGAGTTGGACAAAGACTTTGGTCGCATCAGCGAAGCTGAGTGTCGTGAAATCATCGATATCATGGAGATGTACCACGCAATGCAAGAGTCTCACAAGATGCTTGATGCAGCAGACCAAGCACAAGTAGACCAACGTCGTCTAATGTTCCTAGGTTTCGATATCGCAACCGAAGCGCACATCGTAAACTACGTTCGCTTTATCACTGAAACTGAAGGTCTATACCCTCAGTTTGACAAGGCTGATCACCACTTCAACAGCCAGGTACCTATGCTAGACAAGTATCGCCGTATGCTAACCACATGGCGTAACTGTCCTCGTCAGTACCACTTATGTGCAACCGAGATCACCCAGATCTTCAACGCATAA